GCAGTCGATGCTGCACATCGTCGAGCGGTCGATCACCGCCGACCGCCTGGTCACACACCTGCAGCAGGCGTTCGACGAGTGCGGCGGCCCACCCCGGGTGCTGCGGATGGACAACGGCCCCGAGTTCATCTCCGATGCACTGCAGGACTTTTGCCGCAACAAGGTCGGCCTGATCTACATCCCGCCCGGCACGCCCTGGAACAACGGGCACATCGAATCGTTCAACAACCGACTCCGAAGGGAATGCCTGAACCGCAACCACTGGACGAACCTCCGAGAAGCCCGAGTGGTCATCGGCGACTTCAAGGAAGACCACAACCATCGGCACCGCCACTCGGCGCTGGGCTACCTCACACCCGCCGAGTACGGTGCCCAGTGCACCCACACCCACCAAACGGTGGGCTGTGAGATCGAACCATCAACCCCAAGGCTCTAGCACTGCCCGGCCTACAAAACGGGGACCTGCCAGTCCCACTGACCTGCCTTGATCGAGTCGATCAGAGCGTCATACGCGGGTCGCTTAACTCCATCTTTCCACGCCGTCGTGTCATTATCGCAGTACTCTGCGACGATCTCCCAGCCGCGCAACCTGCAGTATTCCTGGCAGTCCTCTAGCTGGCGTTCGACTCCCAGTCCCGTTTGGCGGGGATCTTGCGACAGACGAGTATAGATTGCGGCTCTCATGATTCGTCCGGAACGGTGTTAAGGTAGGCGAATTCACCAAAAAACTCAGTCGCCGCATGATTGTAAGCGCGAGCGGCCTCATCCTTGGAGCCGAAACACCCCAGGCTCATCTGCCTCTTGTTGGGCGTTATGTAAGCCCGCCATCTCGACTTATAGGCACACACACCTTTGTATCCGGACTTGTTCCGCCTTGTCGGCCGGATGTTTTGGTTGTTTTGGCGCTGTGTGCAAACTCGCAGATTTGAACGACGGTTGTCGAGTCGGTTGTGATTTATGTGATCAACATGATCCTGAACGCTGGTGACCGCCATTATCAGACGGTGCATCCTGAGTTGTTTGACTAGACGACGGTGCGTGATCGGCTCAAACCCCAAATGAAGGGTCGTCGCTGCACTTCCCTCGGTGCTGAGGTGCCACGTGTACTTGTTGATTAGTTCGAAGTCGCGGTCATCGATGATGACGTACTTCCCGGTCGCGGCATTGCCGCCGAGATGGATCTTTTTCATGTGTCTTGCTTGCCTGCTTAACTGCCTCTCATTATCGCACGATCGACAAAATGGTACAATTGTTCGAGACCGCCCCGAGCTTGCCTGCTTCGGGCGGTCGTTCTGGTTCAGGAACTTGTCTTCGCAGGTCACAACAGGGGCCACGAGCTTCCTCCAACGCGGGGATTGACTAGTCCTCGGTCGGCACCGTGGTGGCGGCGGCGTTCGCGGCGGTGTTGTACAAGATCGTCACGGGCGGTTCGGTGGTGTCGGGGTTGACGAGTCTGATCAATTCCGCGCTGCACACGTCGCTGTGATCGCGGCCCGGTCCCGGTCGGGCGGTGGCCGGCCGGATGCGGTCTTGAGGCAGCGGGGCAGTGTGACCGTGGAGGCGGCGCTGGTGCTGGCGGTGCTGATGGTCGTGGTGGGGGCCGGTCTGGCCGGGATCGGGTGCGTGATTGCGCAGTTGCGGTGTGCCGATGCGGCGCGGGAGGCGGCTCGGCTGGTGGGTCGGGGTGATGCCGATGCCGCGGTGGCGGCGGTGGCCGCGATCGCTCCGTCGGGGGCCGTGCTCAGTGTGCGGGTGGGTGGGGATCTGGTGACGGCCACGGTGGTGGCGGGGGCGGTGAGTGGGCTGTTGCCGGGGGTGTCGGTGCGGGCCAGTGCGAGCGCGGCGCGGGAGGAGGGGGTCACGGGTGGGTGAGGATCGGGATGCGGGGGTGGCCACGGTGTTCGTCGCCTTGGTGGTGGGTGTGCTGTTGGTCGTGGCCGGGTTGGGGATTCGGTTGGGTGGGGTGGTGATCGCGCGGGAGCGGGCGGAGACGGCGGCGGATCTGGGGGCGTTGGCCGGGGCGGCGCGGGCGCTGTGGGGTCAGGGGGTGGCGTGTGCGCGGGCGGGGTCGGTGGTGTCGGGCAATGGTGGGTTGATGGTGTCGTGTGTGGTGCAGGGTTTTGATGTGCTGGTGGAGGCGCGGGTGGGTACGTGGGGTGGTTCGGCCTCCGGTCGGGCTCGGGCTGGGCCGGTGGAGACGGGGTGAATCGATACCGACCGCATTGCCCTCACAGCGCGGCGTCACGCCGTGAGGGCTACCGGCGTCCGGGCGGCCATCGCTTGCACGACCAGATCGAGCACGACCACCGCACCGGCTTTGTCCAGCGGCTGGTTCCCGTTGCCGCACTTGGGGGATTGCACACACGACGGGCAGCCGGCGGCGCAGGGGCACAATCGCACGGCCTCGCGGACGGCGGTGAGCCACTGCCCGAGCACAGCATGCCCGCGGTCGGCGAAGCCCGCGCCGCCCGGGAAACCGTCGTAGACGATGACGGTGGGTTCGCCGGTGTCGGGGTGCAGGTTCGTGGACAGGCCGCCGATGTCCCACCGGTCGCAACCTGCGAACAGCGGCAGCAGGCCGATCGCGGCGTGCTCGGCGGCGTGCAACGACCCGGGGATGTCCCGGTCGAGAAGACCGGCCCCGCACAGGGTGTCGTGGTCGATCGTGTACCAGACGGCCCGGGTGTGCAGGGTGTGCTCGGGCATGTCGAGCCCGATCATGTCGATCATCTCGCCACCCGGGCGCCGGCGCAGGTAGCCCACGACCTGC
This window of the Nakamurella panacisegetis genome carries:
- a CDS encoding recombinase family protein, which gives rise to MRAAIYTRLSQDPRQTGLGVERQLEDCQEYCRLRGWEIVAEYCDNDTTAWKDGVKRPAYDALIDSIKAGQWDWQVPVL
- a CDS encoding HNH endonuclease — protein: MKKIHLGGNAATGKYVIIDDRDFELINKYTWHLSTEGSAATTLHLGFEPITHRRLVKQLRMHRLIMAVTSVQDHVDHINHNRLDNRRSNLRVCTQRQNNQNIRPTRRNKSGYKGVCAYKSRWRAYITPNKRQMSLGCFGSKDEAARAYNHAATEFFGEFAYLNTVPDES
- a CDS encoding DUF4244 domain-containing protein — translated: MVAAAFAAVLYKIVTGGSVVSGLTSLINSALHTSL
- a CDS encoding TadE family type IV pilus minor pilin — protein: MTVEAALVLAVLMVVVGAGLAGIGCVIAQLRCADAAREAARLVGRGDADAAVAAVAAIAPSGAVLSVRVGGDLVTATVVAGAVSGLLPGVSVRASASAAREEGVTGG
- a CDS encoding Rv3654c family TadE-like protein, translating into MGEDRDAGVATVFVALVVGVLLVVAGLGIRLGGVVIARERAETAADLGALAGAARALWGQGVACARAGSVVSGNGGLMVSCVVQGFDVLVEARVGTWGGSASGRARAGPVETG